From a region of the Mesorhizobium sp. J428 genome:
- a CDS encoding Tn3 family transposase, whose product MPRRQILTERQRSALFDLPTDEASLLRHYILSDDDLTHIRERRRARNRFGFALQLCALRYPGRLLSPGELIPQELSRFLAAQLGLSVGDLAEYAAREETRHEHLAALRTIYSYRSFAGRGAQELRDWLATQAEDARSNEDLVRRFVERCRQTQIILPAITTIERLCADALVEAERRIEMRIAERLDQPMRDQLNALLTEMVEGNISRFIWLRKIETGDNSAMANRLLDRLEFLQNLALDPQVLAGVPPHRVARLRRQGERYFTDGLRDIGTDRRLATLAVCAVEWAAATADAIVETHDRIVGKTWQEAKRLCDGRAADARTAVTDTLRAFSGLGMVMLEARDDGTSLEAAIATSPGWTELEKLVATASQLTDTLAADPLAHVTQGFHRFRRYAPRMLRRLDIKAAAVATPLMEAIALVRGKCDPPSLPTAFLRSTSKWNRHLKTQDEGDNRLWEVAVLFHLRDAFRSGDVWLAHSRRYADLKQALVPMAAAQATARLAVPFEAEAWLADRKARMSDGLKRLAKAARTGTLPLGSIEDGVLHMERLTAVAPKDADELILDLYRRMPEVRITDILLDVEAATGFADAFTHLRTGAPCQDKIGLLNVMLAEGLNFGLRKMAEASNTHDYWQLSRLSRWHVDSDAIDQALAMVVAAQGRLPMAQFWGMGTSASSDGQFFPTARQGEAMNLVNAKYGNDPGLKAYTHLSDQFAPFATQLIPATVSEAPYILDGLLMNEAGQRAREQYADTGGFTDHVFATASILGYRFIPHIRDLPSKRLYVFNPAGTPSELRGLVGGRVREDLIVSNWPDILRSAATMVAGIMPPSQLLRKFASYPRQHDLALALREVGRIERTLFIIEWILDADMQRRARIGLNKGEAHHALKNALRIGRQGEIRDRTTEGQHYRLAALNLLAAIIIYWNTVHLGQAVAQRSNAGLPVPLELLSHISPLGWAHILLTGEYRWPKNGSRQSILGR is encoded by the coding sequence ATGCCTCGACGCCAAATTCTGACCGAGCGACAGCGCTCCGCACTCTTTGATCTGCCGACGGACGAAGCGTCACTGTTGCGGCACTACATTTTGTCCGATGACGATCTCACCCATATTCGGGAGCGACGCCGAGCGCGCAATCGTTTCGGCTTTGCCCTGCAACTGTGTGCCCTGCGCTATCCCGGTCGGCTGCTGTCCCCTGGAGAGCTTATCCCGCAAGAGCTGTCCCGGTTTCTGGCAGCGCAGCTTGGGCTGAGCGTCGGGGACCTGGCCGAATACGCGGCGCGGGAGGAAACACGCCATGAGCATCTGGCCGCGTTGCGTACGATCTACAGCTACAGGAGCTTTGCCGGTCGTGGCGCCCAGGAACTGCGGGACTGGCTTGCCACTCAAGCCGAAGACGCGCGTTCAAACGAGGACCTCGTGCGCCGGTTTGTCGAACGATGCCGCCAAACCCAGATCATTCTTCCGGCAATCACGACGATCGAGCGGTTGTGCGCCGATGCTCTGGTGGAAGCCGAGCGCCGGATCGAGATGAGGATTGCCGAGCGTCTTGATCAACCCATGCGTGACCAGCTCAACGCGCTGCTGACGGAAATGGTCGAGGGCAACATCAGCCGCTTCATCTGGTTGCGCAAAATCGAGACCGGCGACAATTCGGCCATGGCCAATCGTTTGCTCGACAGGCTCGAATTCCTGCAAAACCTCGCTCTCGACCCACAGGTGCTGGCCGGTGTTCCGCCACACCGGGTTGCTCGGCTCCGCCGACAGGGTGAGCGGTATTTCACCGATGGTTTGCGCGATATTGGCACAGACAGGCGTCTGGCTACACTCGCTGTCTGCGCGGTGGAATGGGCCGCCGCGACCGCCGATGCCATTGTCGAAACCCATGATCGAATCGTCGGCAAAACCTGGCAGGAAGCCAAACGGCTCTGCGACGGACGAGCCGCAGATGCCAGGACCGCCGTAACCGATACCTTGCGGGCCTTTTCCGGTCTCGGCATGGTGATGCTCGAAGCGCGAGACGACGGCACCTCCCTGGAAGCGGCGATCGCCACATCACCAGGCTGGACGGAACTGGAGAAACTGGTCGCCACTGCCTCGCAACTCACCGATACACTTGCCGCCGATCCGCTGGCCCATGTCACGCAAGGTTTTCATCGCTTCCGGCGTTATGCGCCGCGTATGCTGCGCAGGCTGGATATCAAGGCGGCCGCCGTGGCCACGCCGCTCATGGAGGCGATTGCCCTGGTCAGGGGAAAATGCGATCCACCGTCACTGCCTACAGCTTTTTTGCGATCGACCTCCAAATGGAACCGGCATCTCAAAACGCAAGACGAAGGCGACAATCGTTTGTGGGAGGTGGCGGTCCTGTTTCACTTGCGCGACGCATTCCGCTCCGGCGATGTCTGGCTTGCGCACTCACGCCGCTATGCCGATCTCAAACAGGCACTGGTGCCGATGGCGGCCGCCCAGGCCACGGCAAGATTGGCGGTTCCATTCGAAGCCGAGGCGTGGCTTGCCGATCGCAAGGCCAGAATGTCGGACGGGCTGAAACGCCTGGCGAAAGCTGCCCGAACCGGGACCCTTCCGCTCGGCAGCATCGAGGACGGTGTCCTGCACATGGAACGCCTGACAGCAGTGGCGCCCAAGGATGCCGACGAGCTGATCCTCGATCTTTACCGGCGTATGCCGGAGGTGCGCATAACCGACATTCTACTGGATGTTGAAGCGGCGACGGGGTTTGCCGATGCCTTCACCCATCTTCGCACCGGCGCACCCTGTCAGGACAAAATCGGTTTGCTGAATGTGATGCTTGCCGAAGGCCTCAACTTCGGACTGAGAAAGATGGCCGAGGCTTCAAATACCCATGACTACTGGCAATTGTCGCGCCTGTCGCGCTGGCATGTCGACAGCGACGCCATCGACCAGGCTCTCGCCATGGTCGTCGCGGCCCAGGGGCGTTTGCCCATGGCCCAATTCTGGGGAATGGGCACTTCGGCTTCCAGCGACGGTCAGTTCTTCCCGACCGCCCGACAGGGCGAGGCGATGAATCTCGTCAACGCCAAATACGGCAACGATCCCGGCCTGAAAGCCTATACGCACCTGTCAGATCAGTTTGCCCCTTTCGCAACCCAGCTCATTCCGGCAACCGTCAGCGAGGCACCTTACATTCTCGACGGACTGCTCATGAACGAGGCCGGCCAACGCGCACGGGAGCAATATGCCGATACCGGCGGCTTCACCGATCATGTCTTCGCCACCGCCTCGATCCTCGGCTACCGCTTCATCCCCCATATCCGGGATTTGCCATCGAAGCGCCTTTATGTGTTCAACCCCGCCGGGACACCGAGCGAGTTGCGCGGCCTGGTCGGCGGCAGGGTCAGGGAAGACTTGATCGTCTCGAACTGGCCCGACATCCTGCGCAGCGCCGCGACCATGGTCGCCGGCATCATGCCGCCGAGTCAGTTGCTGCGAAAATTCGCATCCTATCCGCGCCAGCACGATCTCGCGCTCGCCCTTCGTGAGGTTGGCCGCATTGAGCGTACGCTCTTCATCATAGAATGGATCCTCGATGCCGACATGCAGCGGCGGGCTCGTATCGGCCTCAACAAGGGCGAGGCGCATCACGCGCTCAAGAATGCCTTGCGCATCGGCCGGCAAGGCGAAATCCGCGACCGAACGACTGAGGGCCAGCACTATCGCCTCGCCGCCCTCAACCTGCTTGCCGCCATCATCATCTACTGGAACACGGTGCATCTTGGTCAGGCCGTCGCGCAACGTAGCAATGCCGGCCTCCCCGTACCGCTAGAATTGCTCTCCCATATCTCGCCGCTTGGATGGGCGCACATCCTGCTGACCGGCGAATACAGATGGCCAAAAAATGGCAGCAGGCAATCTATTTTGGGGAGGTGA
- a CDS encoding DUF6429 family protein: MDDVDIDRIDDAVLGLLWLTVHDERRAWRGHDWDALDRLHRKGLIADPVNKAKSVVLTDEGLKRAEELFQILFTSPK, translated from the coding sequence ATGGATGACGTTGATATCGATAGAATTGATGATGCGGTTTTGGGGCTGCTGTGGCTGACGGTGCATGACGAGCGGCGAGCCTGGAGGGGGCATGACTGGGATGCGTTGGATCGGTTGCACCGCAAGGGGCTGATTGCCGATCCGGTCAATAAGGCGAAATCTGTCGTTCTGACGGATGAAGGGTTGAAGCGAGCGGAGGAGCTTTTCCAGATCTTGTTCACCTCCCCAAAATAG
- a CDS encoding antitoxin VbhA family protein: MSEVSEVTITFRVPRDLKDGFAKIAKNNHRNSSLLLRDFMRETVESGGRNVAPLTDAQQLERARAVAYGQASAALEGFPVSPEAADLGKRFVSGQIELSEFAAASHGAGRGR; this comes from the coding sequence ATGTCCGAAGTGTCAGAAGTCACCATCACGTTCCGCGTTCCGCGCGATCTTAAGGATGGTTTCGCCAAGATCGCCAAGAACAACCATCGGAATTCGTCCCTGCTCTTGCGCGATTTCATGCGCGAAACGGTCGAATCCGGCGGCCGAAATGTCGCTCCGCTCACCGATGCTCAGCAACTGGAAAGAGCGCGGGCGGTTGCCTACGGTCAGGCCTCGGCCGCGCTTGAAGGCTTCCCCGTCTCTCCCGAAGCGGCAGACCTCGGCAAGCGCTTTGTCTCTGGCCAGATCGAGTTGAGCGAATTCGCGGCCGCCAGCCACGGTGCCGGCCGTGGCCGCTGA
- a CDS encoding Fic family protein yields MAAETERSELRERLEGFHTSKRLTELYLSPVGGNFDSAHLREINRRIFQDLPAAGFPEVKPGQFREPAPAGMDWVKHRQLDGLNVISHVAYSPMDNASIARLDDALQQIDVAKLSRLKTTPFVRAIGRLYSELDYIHPFPDGNSRTLREFTRELAEACGYNIDWTRFAAHPNGRNLLYVGRDLAVNELAMPHLRNDQTRRSVAFTQDQLAGNRDLTDLLRDAVLPGRAIAFRKLREPAALAAFPELATAFETMHKAEAFSREKYADDAGQRREFMDAVRKTVLERLDAGHTNDFGMKKNRPQEAERVRSPPSGERDR; encoded by the coding sequence GTGGCCGCTGAAACCGAGCGGTCGGAGCTTCGCGAACGCCTTGAGGGTTTTCATACCTCCAAGCGGCTGACCGAGCTTTACCTCTCGCCTGTCGGGGGAAACTTCGACAGCGCGCATCTGCGCGAAATCAATCGCCGGATCTTCCAGGACTTGCCCGCGGCCGGATTTCCCGAAGTGAAGCCCGGCCAGTTCCGCGAGCCGGCTCCGGCAGGCATGGATTGGGTGAAGCATCGGCAGCTGGACGGGCTGAATGTTATCTCCCACGTCGCCTACTCGCCGATGGACAACGCCTCGATCGCGCGTCTCGACGACGCCCTGCAGCAGATCGACGTTGCCAAGCTGTCGCGCCTCAAGACAACACCCTTCGTCCGCGCCATCGGACGCCTTTATTCCGAACTCGACTACATCCATCCGTTTCCGGATGGAAACAGCCGCACGCTTCGCGAATTTACCCGCGAGCTGGCCGAGGCCTGCGGCTACAACATCGACTGGACCCGCTTTGCGGCCCATCCGAACGGACGCAACCTGCTCTACGTCGGCCGAGACCTGGCTGTGAACGAACTGGCGATGCCGCATCTGCGCAACGACCAGACGCGGCGCAGCGTGGCATTCACTCAGGACCAGCTTGCGGGGAACCGCGACCTTACCGACCTGCTGCGCGATGCCGTGCTGCCGGGCCGCGCTATCGCCTTCCGGAAGCTGCGCGAGCCTGCAGCTCTTGCCGCCTTTCCGGAACTCGCAACCGCCTTCGAGACAATGCACAAGGCCGAGGCCTTCAGCCGCGAGAAATATGCAGACGATGCCGGACAGCGGCGCGAATTCATGGACGCCGTGCGTAAGACGGTCCTTGAACGCCTGGACGCCGGACACACGAATGATTTCGGGATGAAGAAGAACAGGCCGCAGGAGGCGGAACGCGTCCGTTCCCCTCCTTCGGGAGAACGCGACAGATAA
- a CDS encoding replication protein RepA — MMTKNHSSTGVLDRSSYVDPHAEERNRYYREMIAEGFLPEDARMIADKTNYNMRTRQSPEAREREPVAIGDFFGHVPKPKPTSKRTQTKIDAQIAIDARADAADKPKPRKRVAEKPVVAVYDYNRYEDLPARVRDLIEAYLAIEKTDAKAAGSLGFMTRALAIATLPHKRVQDHRFMRKNGDFTLTMLTAHPDGLPYGTLPRLLLTWVCSEAVRTGEPVLSLGPTLAAYLRELGLKNTGGARGDITRLKHAMTTLFSSIISCRYEGRDSWALQNVLLADRVEWWQPQDREDAGAWQSKLHLSRPFFKECVDHPVPVNLVAMKALRHSPLALDIYVWMTHRMSYLSKRTVIPWFSLSAQFGASYAQNDQGLRDFKRAFLRELKHVVTIYTEARISTSEHGLVLYPSPTHVPPRITKQQAILPFLD; from the coding sequence ATGATGACGAAAAACCACTCTAGCACAGGTGTACTAGACCGATCCAGTTACGTTGACCCGCACGCCGAGGAACGCAATCGGTATTACCGCGAAATGATCGCGGAAGGGTTTCTGCCGGAGGACGCCCGGATGATCGCTGACAAAACGAATTACAACATGCGGACGAGGCAATCGCCCGAAGCACGAGAGCGAGAGCCGGTCGCCATCGGCGACTTCTTCGGCCATGTGCCGAAACCCAAGCCCACTTCAAAGCGCACGCAGACCAAGATCGACGCGCAGATCGCTATCGACGCCCGTGCCGACGCGGCCGACAAACCGAAACCGCGCAAGCGTGTCGCCGAGAAACCGGTTGTAGCTGTCTACGACTACAACCGCTACGAAGACCTGCCAGCGCGTGTCCGCGACCTGATCGAGGCGTATCTCGCCATCGAGAAGACCGACGCCAAGGCCGCCGGCTCCCTCGGTTTTATGACCCGGGCCCTCGCCATTGCCACCCTGCCGCACAAACGCGTGCAGGATCACCGGTTCATGCGCAAAAACGGCGATTTCACCCTAACCATGCTGACAGCGCATCCCGATGGCCTCCCCTATGGCACCCTGCCCCGCCTGTTGCTGACCTGGGTATGTTCGGAGGCGGTTCGCACGGGCGAGCCCGTCCTATCCCTCGGCCCGACGCTCGCCGCGTACCTGCGGGAGCTGGGCCTCAAGAACACGGGCGGCGCCCGTGGCGACATTACGCGGCTCAAGCACGCAATGACGACGCTATTCAGCTCGATCATTTCCTGCCGTTACGAGGGCCGCGACTCCTGGGCACTGCAGAACGTGCTGCTTGCCGATCGCGTCGAATGGTGGCAACCGCAGGACCGCGAAGATGCGGGCGCTTGGCAATCGAAATTGCACCTGTCGCGCCCATTTTTTAAAGAGTGCGTCGATCACCCGGTTCCGGTCAATCTGGTCGCGATGAAAGCACTGCGCCATTCGCCGCTGGCGCTCGACATCTATGTCTGGATGACGCACCGCATGTCATATCTGTCCAAGCGCACTGTGATCCCGTGGTTCTCGCTCAGCGCGCAGTTCGGCGCTTCCTACGCTCAGAATGATCAGGGCCTGCGGGACTTCAAGCGCGCATTCCTGCGCGAGTTGAAACACGTCGTCACCATCTATACCGAAGCCCGAATTTCCACATCGGAACACGGCTTGGTGCTGTATCCCAGCCCGACCCACGTCCCGCCGAGAATCACGAAACAGCAAGCCATTTTGCCATTCCTCGACTAA